TCACTGGGCAAGAGGACGCCGCAAGCCTTGAAGGGGGCATGCCAGCCACTCCAGCAGGGGTCTGGTGATTCGGGCTGCGACAACCGCTCGGAACGGACAGGGACAAGGTGGTCTGAGCAATGCACCTCAGGTCAGCCCTGCATGTCGTTCCTGCCCACTGAACGAAAGATCGTCCGCTGACACGCGCCGAGCGGCCGCCTTCATGGTGTCAGAAACCAGCACATAGACGGCTGTCCAGGCGTTCCTGACTTCAGGGGTAAAGGCGGGACCGAGTCCCTGCTCAAGTGTCCACAGCAGCGCTGCACCGACTGTGTCGTAATGCGCGTCCGTCACGCCGTATCCCGCGTGGCGCTCCCCGAGTTTTCTGAGCGCAGGCATGACGATTTCCGGCTTGTTGAGGTTGGCGACCGCGATGCCGAGCATGGTCATCAACTTATGCCCCTGCTCGTTCATGTCCCCACGGAAGAGCACCTTGAGGGCAGGATCAAGCTCAAAAAGACGGGCGTAAAACAGGGTCGAAGCCACAGCAGCGATCGGTTGCACCTGAGCGAATGACGTCTGGACGAGTTCCACGGTTCTTTGTTGCATGGTGTTGCCTCCGAAATTCAGCGTAGGAAAGGGAGCGTCACCGCCGCGTCACCGCACCGGCAGACGTTGGTTCACCGGGGAGACGCGGGCCTGCTGGAACGTCCTCAGTCACCCCTCCTGCCCTGAGCAGCGACCAGACCGCGCCGTCAGCAGATGAAAGGTTGCTGTTTAAACGGGGACGCAGCAGGCCGCCGCGTCACAAGGAGGCGTCACGGCCTGCGGCGGCTGCTGAGAACGGAACACCCGTTCCTCGCTTGAGGTGGGGGGAGATGCCGCGAATCAAGCCAGCACCGACACGCCACAGGATGTTGGGAGAAAACAGGCTTGAGGGCGGTTTGATCAGGTTACTGACCTGGTGAAAGGCGACCGTCAAGGCCGGATCTTCCCTGGCCACCTGAAGAAGCCGTGCGATGTACGCATTGATCGGCTTGACCGCTGGCCCCCGCGTGCCGAGTGTCTCGGGGAAGGCCAGGTCAGCACTCGCAGCGAGGGTCCACGCGATATCAATCCGCTTCGCAGCACGGCTGAAGAAGCGCTTCCAGAGGTCCTGCAGGCCTTCCTCAAGACTGTCCTGCAGGGCCTGAGCCTCCAGGCTCGCCACTGTCATGCCCTGTCCGAAGATCGAGTTGAAGCTGCAGATGGCGTCACCCGTCACCACATACCCCTCGGGGAAGGCAGACAGGCGTTCATAGTGGTGACGTAGGCTGGAAGGATACTTGTACGGCACGATGTCAGACAGCGGTTCGGCACGGGCCAGGATGTCGTAGATGTCCTGCGTCGGAAGGCTGCGGGCGAACGCCAGGAGGCCAGCCTCGTCAACGGGGGGTGATCTCCGAGCATGCCGGTAAAGGTCACCATCCAGCGGTTTCCCTCCTGAGCAGCCAACACGGCACCCCGCTTCTGATGCGGCGCCTGTGGGGCCACCGGCAGAAGGTGACCGCCGTCCAGGTCGCCGGGGGAACGCCGATACGTCCGGGTGGCGTACGCCATCTTCACGGTGACCTCGCTGACCGGCGGGGTGGGATACCCGAGCTGTGCCAGCCACGCTGGCGTTTTCGAACCTCGGCCGCTGGCATCCACCACCAGATCAGCCTTCAGAACTTCAGCGCCCTTCCCACGGTCCAGCGTGACGCCCCCACGCTGCGTCGTTCGGAACACGTCAGGCCAAGGACCGTAACGCCAGCGTCGATGGTCACGTTGTGAAGGTGCAGCACACGCGCCCGAACGACTGCTTCGAGCTGAGGACGACTGAGGCACACCCCCTTGAGGTCGGAGGCTGAGGGCGCAAGGTAGCCGCCATTCTGAAACCAGAACGCATCCTTCGTCGCGTCGATCAAGATGGCGCCCACGCTGAGGAAATCCTGCTCGATTCCCGGAAACAGCCGCTGAATGACCCGGTAGCCGGCGCTCAGCAAGCCGTGTGCATGGCGGCCCTGAGGGACCCCTTTGCGCGCTTCCCCTGATGCGGGAAACACATCACGCTCAAGAACGGTGACCTGTTCGAAGTAGTCTGCCAGCACCCGTGCAGTAAGGAGACCAGCCATACTTGACCCGATGACGATGGCGTGCTTGCCCAGCGGTCCAGGACGCACCCGAGAGAGGCGGGTCATGCGCCCCATCCAGACGACGCAGAGAGGGTCTGACCGAGTGCTGAACGCGAACAGGAAAGGGGGGACACGACGATGGTTCATGCTGGGCTCCTTGTTCGGGCGCAGGCCCGAAGGTTCCCAGAGCGTACCTACCGAGCCGTAACCGCTGCGTCACCTGGAAAACGCAGCCGCTGCGCCTCCTCTTGAAGTTCCCTCTCGGTCAGCTCAGGTCAAGGTGGGGACCGAAGGAGAGCAAGTCGGCGGGACCCCGCTGAGCTGCTGCGTGCCCTCGTTGGCACCAACCTCCGTGCCGACTCCTTCGGGGAAGTGAAATGACACTCAGTTTTTAGGGACAACGCGCCTGATCCGCCTTGGACTTATCGAACGGAGCAAGCCCAGGGATAAAACGGGAAGGTCTTCGCCGCTGCGGTCGTACGTTGTCTCTGTCGCAGGAGCTCGAGTATGGAGCCGTGCTCGTCTACGGCTCTGCAAAGCCGGGGTCGAACGCCATCAACGCTTGTACACAGCTCGTCTTGTCAGCGAAAAGAAGGGTCCGAACCTGAGCTACCCCTCGCGCAGGGCATCGTAGCTGACTTCAAGGCCGCGCTGGTGGAGCACTTCCTGAACCTTTCGGGAGCTGAGTGAGGAACGGTGGTCGAGCCAACCCGCGTGCTGGATGATCGTCATCGAAAAACAGTGGTGGGGTTTGTGGTCAGTCCCGGCAGGCCAGCCCACTCTGACCCGGTTCAGGCACCGCAACCGTCATGGAGTTGGAGTGTCGATCCCCTTATCCCTACTTGACACTAAGGGATATTTAGGGGCATACTGAGGACAGATGAAAACCCTCACAGTGCAGTTGCAAGACGGCGAACGTATCCTCCTCAGCCTGGAAACCGCGACGACCGCACAGCCACACGATGTTCTCAACGCCTTCGCGGCCCTGCTGAACACAGACACGGACGCCCCATCCGCCTCGCTTCCTCCCACCCGGATCAGCGGCAAGTATGCTCCTCTCGCCGATTACCTCAAGACCCTGGAGCAACCATCCATCCAGCTGACCTTCCCGCAGATCGAACACCTGCTCGGCTTTGCGCTCCCTGACTCTGCCAGTGAGCACCGGGCGTGGTGGGCGAATGATGTGACACATTCCCAAGCCCGCGCCTGGACAGCTGTTGGCTGGCAGAGCAGCGACGTCGATCTCACCGGGAAAAGCGTCAAGTTCATTCGCTCTCCTCACGGACAAGCAGAGGAAGCCGTGAGCGACACGCCTGCCAAGCCCGTCACCTTCGTCATCGGCGGCATCAGAGTGCCCATCACCCGCAGGCGACGAAGCAACTGAACACGTCGTCCATCCGACACCCGCCTTCCTCAATCACACACGGTTCAGGCGAACACAGACGGGTTCGCCTTGGAGACATATGTGCTCAGAAGCGCACCATTCCGCTGCTGTTGATCGTCACGCCGCTCTCCTGAAGGAGGCTGCCATTTCGTATAGCTTGCAGAGCACGCGTGCTTCGCCTCGGCGCCGCCGAATCGTGGTATGGAGAACCGTTCAGTTCACACTCTGGCTCCCCATGGTATTTCTCAAGCAGTAATATCTTTGTTGAATCAACGTTATGAAGAGGACGATTGACCGCGAAGAGGGTTGACGGAATGCTCAGGACCTGAGACATAGGTTTGAGGTTGTCCCAGACGAGGAAGATCATTCGATTCCACCTTGTCCCTCTACGTCCCTAGACAATGACAGTACCTCGCGGTGTCTAAAAGGGATACCGGCTCCTGTCCCCGTTGTCCCCACATTACTGAGCTGACCGAACTCTTCGGGGCCTGCGTGCTCTTCCTGCCCGTCGACAGCTTGTAGCACCGACTCGACCTGGTCCTAGCAAGCATCACGGCACAGAGCGTCAACCGCAGTGAGATCGCTCCGGAGATGCCTGGCACCGGCTCACCCTGCAGGTGTTCCTGGCCCTGCTGCTCGTGCACCTTCCCTCTGTAGACGTAGCTAGCTGTCGTTTCTGTTGGTCGCTCCAACGCGTGCAAGAAAGGTTCGCAGGGTGTCATTGAAGGCGCCCGGCTCCGTGAAATTCGGCAAATGCCCAGCCCCGGGGATGAACGTCAGCTGGGCCTGTTGCAGCGTCCGCTGCAGGTACTCCCCCACGCTCACCGGCACGACCCGGTCGGCCCGCGTCTGGGTGATCAGCACCGGATGACGCACCTCGGGCAGGAGCGACCGGTAGTCCGACTGGAAGACCGCCCGCGCGACCACACGGACCACCTCAGACCGAACAGCCCTCACGTCCTCCGTGATTTCCTGCAGCGCCAGCGCATTCGGCTGGTTCAGCATCATGCTCGAAAGCGCGCCGGCCCAGTCGCGCTGCAGGCGCACCAGCTCATACACCGCATCCACATCGGCCTGCTCGAAGCCGCCGAGA
The Deinococcus sp. KNUC1210 genome window above contains:
- a CDS encoding globin family protein, translated to MELVQTSFAQVQPIAAVASTLFYARLFELDPALKVLFRGDMNEQGHKLMTMLGIAVANLNKPEIVMPALRKLGERHAGYGVTDAHYDTVGAALLWTLEQGLGPAFTPEVRNAWTAVYVLVSDTMKAAARRVSADDLSFSGQERHAGLT
- a CDS encoding NAD(P)/FAD-dependent oxidoreductase, with amino-acid sequence MNHRRVPPFLFAFSTRSDPLCVVWMGRMTRLSRVRPGPLGKHAIVIGSSMAGLLTARVLADYFEQVTVLERDVFPASGEARKGVPQGRHAHGLLSAGYRVIQRLFPGIEQDFLSVGAILIDATKDAFWFQNGGYLAPSASDLKGVCLSRPQLEAVVRARVLHLHNVTIDAGVTVLGLTCSERRSVGASRWTVGRALKF
- a CDS encoding alpha/beta fold hydrolase, translated to MTLPDHADLARRSNTHVFGTGPQTLLCAHGFCSQQDMFRHQVRDFHFRATHRIVTYDLAGFGRSDPQLWHAQRHARLEGYAEDMLRLIDELDLHDIVLLGASMSAVVGMLAAVQRPERFRALVLIGASPRYLNDGAYLGGFEQADVDAVYELVRLQRDWAGALSSMMLNQPNALALQEITEDVRAVRSEVVRVVARAVFQSDYRSLLPEVRHPVLITQTRADRVVPVSVGEYLQRTLQQAQLTFIPGAGHLPNFTEPGAFNDTLRTFLARVGATNRNDS